From the genome of Fusobacterium varium, one region includes:
- a CDS encoding anaerobic sulfite reductase subunit A: MEIMTEKIREIAKEALSSNKVQMVIGWEKGDFSFESIPVFITNSEDTDKLVLDAYCINNLSKYLMEQTQKYEKIGIFLKGCDSLGLNQLLKDHRIDREKVYVWGVPCNGMVDSKNNKYTKCETCLHPTPVVYDELLGEEITSKADPEERFREVKILENMTADERYEFWSNEFSRCIRCNACRNVCPACSCVKCVFDNDDINVLGKANVAPENGFFHLTRAYHIAGNCVDCGECARICPAHIRLDLLNRKIIKDINETYGAWEAGLDSETPAPLVSYTLEDKDNFAVKKGGK; the protein is encoded by the coding sequence ATGGAAATAATGACTGAAAAAATTAGAGAAATAGCTAAAGAAGCACTTTCAAGTAATAAAGTCCAAATGGTAATTGGTTGGGAAAAGGGAGATTTCTCATTTGAATCTATACCAGTTTTCATAACAAATTCAGAAGATACAGATAAACTTGTATTAGATGCTTACTGTATAAACAACTTGAGCAAATACCTTATGGAGCAAACACAGAAGTATGAAAAAATTGGAATATTTTTAAAAGGATGCGATTCATTAGGATTAAACCAGCTGTTAAAAGACCATAGAATAGACAGAGAAAAAGTTTATGTATGGGGAGTTCCTTGTAATGGAATGGTTGATTCTAAAAATAATAAATATACAAAGTGTGAAACTTGCCTTCACCCTACTCCAGTAGTATATGATGAATTGTTAGGAGAGGAGATAACTTCTAAAGCTGATCCTGAAGAGAGATTCAGAGAAGTGAAAATACTTGAAAATATGACTGCAGATGAAAGATACGAATTCTGGAGCAATGAATTTTCAAGATGTATCAGATGTAATGCATGCCGTAATGTATGTCCAGCATGCAGCTGTGTAAAATGTGTATTTGATAATGATGATATAAATGTTTTAGGAAAAGCTAATGTAGCTCCTGAAAATGGATTCTTCCACTTGACAAGAGCCTATCATATAGCTGGAAACTGTGTAGATTGTGGAGAATGTGCAAGAATATGTCCTGCTCATATCAGACTTGACCTATTAAACAGAAAAATAATAAAAGATATTAACGAAACTTATGGAGCATGGGAAGCAGGACTTGATTCTGAAACTCCAGCACCATTGGTATCATACACATTGGAAGATAAAGATAACTTTGCAGTAAAAAAAGGAGGTAAGTAA
- a CDS encoding Protein of uncharacterised function (DUF2628), protein MKNPLLIEDVEFIENNMECFQEHIGNGFNHYMSEWLSDYIRFNFWAFFLAPFWLGYRGLYEYAILYIIFINITSNHIPSLYLAFLFLFPVYLGFKGSIIYFEKVKNNIKKGRRASGGMIGILIVILLQVAVSNIF, encoded by the coding sequence ATGAAAAATCCACTATTAATAGAAGATGTTGAATTCATAGAAAATAATATGGAATGTTTTCAGGAACATATTGGAAATGGTTTCAATCATTATATGAGCGAATGGCTCTCTGATTACATAAGATTCAATTTCTGGGCTTTTTTTCTTGCTCCTTTCTGGCTGGGATATAGAGGATTGTACGAGTATGCTATCCTTTATATAATCTTTATTAATATTACTTCTAACCATATTCCTTCATTGTATCTGGCATTTCTCTTTCTTTTTCCTGTATATCTTGGATTTAAAGGAAGTATTATATACTTTGAAAAAGTAAAAAATAATATAAAAAAAGGAAGAAGAGCAAGTGGGGGTATGATAGGAATTCTTATTGTGATACTTCTTCAAGTTGCTGTTTCTAATATATTTTAG
- a CDS encoding succinate dehydrogenase/fumarate reductase iron-sulfur subunit produces MKFSYYPGCTLKTKAQDLEKYALDSAAALGVELEEQKDWQCCGAVFPLGSDEIATKLSSVRSLAASYAKGEKLVTICSACHHVIKRTNEELKSNEDMRRKVNNYLQLENNYSGEGEVIHYLEMLRDEIGFDKIAEKVVKPLNRKIAAYYGCMLLKPKKAMNFDDPENPSIIENFIKALGGTPVFYPYRTECCGAYLAVNNKELTEKMSSKIIKSALDNGAEEIVTACPLCKYNLELKDTASVSYFSEILAEALGVK; encoded by the coding sequence ATGAAATTTAGCTATTATCCTGGTTGTACTTTAAAAACTAAAGCACAAGACCTTGAGAAATATGCCTTAGATTCAGCTGCTGCTCTAGGTGTAGAATTAGAAGAGCAGAAGGATTGGCAATGCTGTGGAGCTGTATTTCCATTAGGATCAGATGAAATTGCTACAAAGCTTTCTTCAGTGAGAAGTTTAGCAGCTTCTTATGCTAAGGGAGAGAAACTTGTGACTATATGTTCTGCATGTCATCACGTAATCAAAAGAACAAATGAAGAATTAAAATCTAATGAAGATATGAGAAGAAAAGTTAATAACTATCTTCAATTAGAAAATAACTACTCAGGGGAAGGTGAAGTAATTCATTACCTTGAAATGTTAAGAGATGAAATAGGATTTGACAAAATAGCAGAAAAAGTTGTGAAGCCTCTTAACCGTAAAATAGCTGCTTATTATGGTTGTATGCTTTTAAAACCTAAAAAAGCAATGAACTTTGATGATCCAGAAAATCCATCAATAATAGAGAATTTTATAAAAGCACTTGGAGGAACTCCAGTATTTTACCCATATAGAACAGAATGCTGTGGAGCTTATCTCGCTGTAAATAATAAAGAACTTACAGAAAAAATGAGCAGTAAGATAATAAAATCAGCTTTAGATAATGGAGCAGAGGAAATTGTTACAGCTTGTCCTTTGTGCAAGTATAACTTGGAACTTAAAGATACAGCATCTGTAAGTTATTTTTCAGAGATTTTAGCTGAAGCTTTAGGAGTTAAGTAA
- the antC gene encoding Anthranilate 1,2-dioxygenase electron transfer component, with protein MSCGCSCHDNDPLMPKVAIITNIRRDTPDVTTFRIESPEGGKPFDFMPGQCAMLSVPPIGEAIFSITSSPTVKDYMECSIKKCGIVTDYIHQLEEGAEIGIRGPYGNNFPVEEADVLKGKDLLFIAGGIGLAPLRSVINYVMDNRENYGKVDIVYGSRTPDDLVHQNDIFKVWPAQKDTNVHLTVDREFEGWDGHVGFVPNYVKELGLDNNKVALVCGPPIMIKFVLQGLEEIGFKKEQVFTTLELKMKCGVGKCGRCNIGDKYVCKDGPVFRCDEILELPNEY; from the coding sequence ATGAGTTGTGGTTGTAGTTGTCATGACAATGATCCTTTAATGCCTAAAGTGGCGATAATAACAAATATCAGAAGAGATACTCCTGATGTTACTACATTTAGAATAGAGAGTCCAGAAGGAGGAAAACCTTTTGATTTTATGCCAGGTCAATGTGCTATGCTGTCAGTTCCTCCAATAGGAGAAGCAATATTTTCTATAACTTCATCTCCTACTGTAAAAGACTATATGGAGTGCAGTATAAAAAAATGTGGGATAGTAACTGACTATATACACCAGCTTGAAGAAGGAGCAGAAATTGGTATAAGAGGTCCATATGGAAATAATTTTCCTGTAGAAGAAGCTGATGTATTAAAAGGTAAAGATCTATTATTTATAGCTGGAGGTATAGGACTTGCTCCTCTTCGTTCAGTTATCAATTATGTAATGGATAATAGAGAAAATTATGGGAAAGTGGATATTGTTTATGGTTCACGTACTCCAGATGATCTAGTACATCAAAATGATATTTTCAAAGTATGGCCTGCTCAGAAAGATACAAATGTGCATCTGACTGTAGATAGAGAATTTGAAGGTTGGGACGGACATGTTGGATTTGTACCAAATTATGTAAAAGAGCTTGGGCTTGACAATAACAAAGTTGCTCTTGTATGTGGGCCTCCAATCATGATTAAATTTGTACTTCAAGGTTTGGAAGAAATAGGATTTAAAAAAGAGCAGGTATTCACTACATTGGAGCTTAAAATGAAGTGTGGTGTAGGAAAATGTGGACGTTGCAATATTGGGGATAAATATGTCTGCAAAGATGGACCTGTATTTAGATGTGATGAAATTTTAGAACTTCCAAATGAATATTAA
- the rnfC_1 gene encoding Nitrogen fixation protein rnfC, whose amino-acid sequence MERDKVVFNKDRKDILTIEEISKEKTANCMQCGKCSAGCPAADDMDILPHQVIRHLQMGDVETIKNSKTIWTCASCFTCASRCPRNVDLCKLMEAVRLTIVRKKGNSKLLPEDVPEIMSDKKMPQQAIVSAFRKYSK is encoded by the coding sequence TTGGAAAGAGATAAAGTAGTTTTCAATAAAGATAGAAAAGATATACTTACAATAGAGGAAATCAGTAAGGAAAAAACAGCAAACTGCATGCAGTGTGGAAAGTGTTCTGCTGGTTGTCCTGCTGCAGATGATATGGATATACTTCCTCATCAGGTAATAAGACATTTGCAAATGGGAGATGTAGAAACAATAAAGAATAGTAAAACTATATGGACTTGTGCTTCTTGCTTTACTTGTGCTTCTCGTTGCCCTAGAAATGTAGACCTTTGTAAGTTGATGGAAGCAGTTCGTTTAACTATTGTAAGAAAAAAAGGAAACAGTAAATTGCTTCCTGAAGATGTACCAGAAATAATGTCGGATAAAAAAATGCCACAGCAAGCTATTGTTAGTGCATTTCGTAAATATAGTAAATAA
- the dcuD gene encoding Putative cryptic C4-dicarboxylate transporter DcuD, translated as MNFIVAILVVVAVGYLIVKKYYAQGVLLLGGAALLLAAVIFNGTPILAKGGTGSLYLDVFAQLKANFIKTTGSLGIAIMIVSAFAKYMDHIGASKALVKVAIKPLQKLNSPYIVLALSYVVGQILNIFIPSASGLGVLLMVTVYPIVVSLGVSPLAATAVIGTSACLDLGPASGNAVLASKTAGIDAALYFVDYQVPVAIVTVIVITAIHYFVNKSMDRKMDLAEKAKEEAEFEKEMNVEGKVPGLYALLPIIPLIIILVFSPLTGSKIRVDVVEAMFMSIALSMFIEGIRRKAFKSTLSELKIVFTAMGSQFANVITLIVAGEFFALGLTKIGVISALIDSTKSAGLGPQPMILVMTAIIALSSILMGSGNAPFFAFAALAPAVAASVDLNPIVMLMPMQLAAGIARSISPITAVIVAVAGISGVSPFDVVKRTAAPMVGGLIAVLITNMILFG; from the coding sequence ATGAATTTTATAGTTGCAATTTTGGTTGTGGTGGCAGTTGGATATCTTATTGTAAAAAAATATTATGCACAGGGTGTTCTACTGCTTGGGGGGGCTGCACTTTTACTGGCTGCTGTCATTTTTAATGGAACTCCTATTCTTGCAAAAGGAGGAACAGGGTCACTTTATCTTGATGTATTTGCTCAATTGAAGGCTAATTTTATTAAAACTACAGGAAGCTTAGGAATAGCTATCATGATAGTGTCAGCATTTGCTAAATATATGGACCATATAGGAGCAAGTAAAGCTCTTGTAAAGGTTGCTATTAAACCTTTGCAGAAACTTAATTCTCCATATATAGTTCTTGCACTATCATATGTAGTAGGACAAATACTTAATATATTTATACCAAGTGCATCTGGACTTGGAGTTCTTTTAATGGTAACAGTGTATCCTATAGTTGTATCTCTTGGTGTATCACCTCTGGCAGCTACAGCAGTAATAGGAACATCAGCTTGTCTGGATTTGGGACCAGCATCAGGAAATGCTGTTTTGGCTTCTAAAACTGCTGGGATAGATGCAGCATTATACTTTGTTGACTATCAAGTGCCAGTGGCAATAGTTACAGTTATTGTTATTACAGCTATTCATTATTTTGTGAATAAATCTATGGATAGAAAAATGGACTTGGCTGAAAAAGCTAAAGAGGAAGCAGAATTTGAAAAAGAAATGAATGTAGAAGGAAAAGTTCCAGGACTCTATGCTCTTTTACCTATTATTCCATTGATTATAATACTTGTATTCAGTCCATTAACTGGAAGTAAAATCAGAGTAGATGTTGTGGAAGCTATGTTTATGAGTATCGCTTTAAGTATGTTTATTGAAGGTATCAGAAGAAAAGCTTTCAAAAGCACTCTTTCTGAGTTGAAAATAGTATTCACAGCAATGGGAAGTCAGTTTGCAAATGTTATCACTTTGATTGTAGCTGGAGAATTCTTTGCTCTTGGACTTACAAAAATAGGAGTTATATCTGCTCTTATTGATTCAACTAAGTCAGCAGGACTTGGACCTCAACCAATGATTTTGGTAATGACTGCAATAATAGCACTTTCTTCTATCCTTATGGGATCAGGAAATGCACCATTCTTCGCTTTTGCTGCATTAGCACCAGCAGTGGCAGCATCAGTTGATCTTAATCCAATTGTTATGTTAATGCCAATGCAACTGGCTGCAGGAATAGCAAGAAGTATTTCTCCTATTACAGCAGTTATTGTTGCAGTTGCAGGTATATCAGGGGTATCTCCATTTGATGTTGTAAAAAGAACAGCAGCTCCAATGGTTGGTGGTCTTATAGCAGTTCTTATCACTAATATGATTCTATTTGGATAA
- a CDS encoding Coenzyme F420-reducing hydrogenase, delta subunit — protein sequence MSSVEKIEKEEFKPLIVAFCCNWCSYAGADLAGTSRLNYPANVKIIRVPCSCRVNTNFIIRAFQKGADGVVIAGCHPGDCHYSTGNYYTRRRFSVFINLLEYMGIEKERFKIDWISAAEANKFATVMNEVLENVHRLGPNKKLRDGRWK from the coding sequence ATGTCGTCTGTAGAAAAAATAGAAAAAGAAGAATTCAAACCTTTGATAGTTGCATTCTGCTGTAACTGGTGCAGTTATGCAGGAGCAGACTTAGCAGGGACAAGCAGATTAAACTACCCTGCCAATGTAAAAATAATTCGTGTTCCATGCTCTTGCAGAGTAAATACTAACTTTATAATCCGTGCTTTCCAAAAAGGTGCAGATGGAGTAGTTATTGCAGGTTGCCACCCGGGAGATTGTCATTATTCTACAGGAAATTATTATACAAGACGTCGTTTCTCTGTATTTATTAATCTTCTTGAGTATATGGGAATAGAAAAAGAGCGTTTTAAAATAGACTGGATATCAGCTGCAGAAGCGAATAAATTTGCTACAGTAATGAATGAAGTATTGGAAAACGTTCATAGACTTGGACCAAATAAAAAGTTGAGGGATGGTAGATGGAAATAA
- the nadB_2 gene encoding L-aspartate oxidase, producing MYTAEMRELIKKVEATRPSRMGHDFPRLSPEAKLEILKNNHPDYVESGFRALNLGVNAGDKVPLELADLIEAKSRVELDKVNLNKIDYDVDVLIIGAGGAGAAAALEAHNAGAKVMIATKLRFGDANTMMAEGGIQAADKPDDSPARHYLDVLGGGHFTNIPELAKALVHDAPGAIQWLNEFGVMFDKEEDGTMHTQHGGGTSRKRMHAAADYSGAEIMRVLRDEVRNKGVEVIEFSPAVELIKDTEGKVAGAVLYNLETKEYSVAKAKTVILATGGAGRLHYHGFPTSNHYGATADGLILGYRVGAELAFADTIQYHPTGVAFPSQIFGALVTEKVRGLGATPLNIDGEQFVYHLETRDIEASAIINECNVKGKGIPTPTGEVGVWLDTPLIDMIHGEGTLEKRLPAMFRMFEKFGIDMRKEPILIYPTLHYQNGGLLINDKGETKIENLFVAGECAGGIHGRNRLMGNSLLDIIVFGRRAGKNAGAKSKDVEVKDLTLNHIAEYHEALKASGVETDRVSPMLLPRYRHGADKQD from the coding sequence ATGTATACGGCAGAAATGAGAGAATTAATAAAAAAGGTTGAGGCAACTCGTCCAAGTAGAATGGGGCATGATTTTCCAAGATTATCTCCAGAAGCTAAATTGGAAATATTAAAAAATAATCACCCAGACTATGTAGAAAGTGGATTCAGAGCACTTAATCTTGGAGTAAATGCAGGGGATAAAGTACCTTTAGAACTAGCTGACCTTATAGAAGCAAAGAGCAGAGTGGAACTAGACAAAGTAAATCTTAATAAAATAGACTATGATGTAGATGTTCTTATCATTGGAGCAGGGGGAGCAGGAGCTGCTGCTGCACTGGAAGCACATAATGCAGGAGCTAAAGTAATGATAGCTACTAAACTTCGTTTTGGAGATGCTAACACTATGATGGCAGAGGGAGGAATTCAAGCTGCTGATAAACCAGATGATTCACCAGCAAGACATTATCTTGATGTATTAGGTGGAGGACATTTCACAAATATTCCTGAACTAGCAAAAGCATTAGTACATGATGCACCAGGAGCCATTCAATGGCTTAACGAATTTGGAGTAATGTTTGATAAAGAAGAAGATGGAACTATGCATACACAGCATGGTGGAGGAACTTCAAGAAAGAGAATGCATGCTGCTGCTGACTACAGTGGTGCAGAAATAATGCGTGTACTTAGAGATGAAGTAAGAAATAAAGGTGTAGAGGTTATAGAATTTTCACCAGCTGTAGAGCTTATAAAAGATACAGAAGGAAAAGTAGCAGGAGCAGTATTGTACAATCTTGAAACTAAAGAATATTCAGTAGCAAAAGCTAAAACTGTAATACTTGCCACTGGAGGAGCAGGAAGACTTCATTATCATGGATTCCCTACTTCAAACCACTATGGGGCAACAGCAGATGGATTGATATTAGGATACAGAGTTGGGGCAGAACTTGCTTTTGCTGATACTATTCAATACCACCCTACAGGAGTTGCATTCCCATCTCAAATATTTGGAGCTTTAGTTACTGAAAAAGTGAGAGGGCTTGGAGCGACACCTCTTAACATAGATGGTGAGCAGTTTGTATATCATTTGGAAACAAGAGATATAGAAGCTTCAGCTATTATCAATGAATGTAATGTAAAAGGAAAAGGAATACCTACACCAACTGGAGAAGTTGGAGTATGGCTGGATACTCCATTAATCGATATGATACATGGAGAAGGAACATTGGAAAAAAGACTTCCTGCAATGTTTAGAATGTTTGAAAAATTTGGAATAGATATGAGAAAAGAGCCAATCCTTATTTATCCAACACTTCATTATCAAAATGGAGGACTTCTAATCAATGACAAAGGGGAAACTAAAATAGAAAATCTGTTTGTTGCTGGAGAATGTGCTGGAGGTATCCATGGAAGAAACAGACTTATGGGGAACTCACTATTGGATATAATAGTATTTGGACGTAGAGCAGGTAAAAATGCTGGAGCTAAGAGTAAAGATGTTGAAGTAAAAGATCTTACACTAAATCATATAGCAGAATATCATGAAGCATTGAAGGCAAGTGGAGTAGAAACTGATAGAGTATCTCCTATGCTACTTCCTCGTTACAGACATGGTGCAGATAAACAAGATTAA
- a CDS encoding NADH dehydrogenase subunit I: MQRVGVFVCWCGNNIAGTVDVERVSEVAKDIPGVVYSTNYQYMCSEIGQNLLKDAVKEHNLDRVVVASCSPRMHETTFRNAAAKAGLNPYLVEIANIREHCSWVHKDKEQGTEKAISLVKAAVAKAILNAPLTAGESGVEKRALVIGGGIAGIQTALDIADAGFKVDIVEKQPSIGGKMAQLDKTFPTLDCSACILTPKMVDASMHPNITLHTYSEIEAVNGYVGNFTVSIKKKARYVDMDKCTGCGICVEKCPSRKAGNEFEENLTKRGAIYKAFAQAVPNVPVIDSTQCIKMATGKCGICEKLCMAKAIDFTQKDEIIEEKYGAIVVATGYDLINLEKLGEYNYSHPNVITSLEFERLTNAAGPTHGKFLKPSDHTKPKKVVFVQCVGSRDTSDRGKPYCSKICCMYTAKHAMLLRDKYPDIEAYVFYIDVRTPGKNFDEFQRRAVEEYGVQYIKGMVGKVFPEGDKLMVNGVDALTGQTVVIDADMVVLAAATKAKDDAVALKRKLNISTDTNNFFTEAHPKLKPVETASAGIYLAGACQGPKDIPETVAQASAAAAKAIILLCKDKLVNNPCVSSVDTDLCSGCGQCAQMCPYDAISLKMTDIRDHGKVVRRLIATVNDALCQGCGGCTVSCRPGAIDLRGFSNKQIMAEVDAICRL, translated from the coding sequence TTGCAAAGAGTTGGAGTTTTTGTTTGTTGGTGTGGGAATAATATAGCAGGTACTGTAGATGTAGAAAGAGTATCTGAAGTAGCAAAGGATATTCCTGGAGTAGTTTATTCAACAAATTATCAATATATGTGCTCTGAGATAGGGCAAAATTTATTAAAGGACGCTGTAAAAGAACATAATTTAGATAGAGTAGTAGTTGCTTCATGCTCGCCTAGAATGCATGAAACAACATTTCGTAATGCAGCTGCAAAGGCTGGATTAAATCCATATCTTGTTGAGATAGCTAATATAAGAGAGCATTGTTCATGGGTGCATAAAGATAAAGAGCAAGGGACAGAAAAAGCGATATCCCTTGTAAAAGCAGCTGTAGCAAAGGCTATTCTTAATGCTCCATTGACAGCAGGAGAAAGTGGAGTAGAAAAAAGAGCATTAGTAATTGGAGGGGGAATTGCTGGTATACAGACAGCTCTTGATATAGCTGATGCTGGATTCAAAGTAGATATAGTTGAGAAACAGCCAAGTATAGGTGGAAAAATGGCTCAGTTGGATAAGACATTTCCTACACTTGATTGTTCAGCATGTATTTTAACACCTAAAATGGTTGATGCATCAATGCACCCAAATATTACTTTGCATACATACAGTGAAATAGAAGCTGTAAATGGTTATGTAGGAAACTTTACAGTATCTATAAAGAAAAAAGCACGTTATGTGGATATGGACAAATGTACAGGTTGTGGAATCTGTGTTGAAAAATGTCCTTCAAGAAAAGCAGGAAATGAATTTGAAGAAAATCTTACTAAAAGAGGAGCTATATACAAGGCGTTTGCACAGGCAGTACCAAATGTACCAGTGATTGACAGTACTCAATGTATAAAAATGGCAACTGGAAAATGTGGAATCTGTGAAAAACTTTGTATGGCAAAAGCAATAGATTTTACTCAAAAAGATGAAATTATTGAAGAAAAATATGGAGCAATAGTAGTTGCCACTGGATATGATCTTATCAATCTTGAAAAATTAGGAGAATACAATTATTCTCACCCTAATGTAATAACTTCATTGGAATTTGAAAGACTTACAAATGCAGCAGGACCTACTCATGGAAAATTCCTTAAACCTTCAGATCACACAAAACCTAAGAAAGTAGTTTTTGTACAATGTGTTGGTTCAAGAGATACAAGTGACAGAGGAAAACCTTACTGTTCAAAAATATGTTGTATGTATACAGCAAAACATGCAATGCTTCTTAGAGATAAATATCCAGATATTGAGGCATATGTATTCTATATAGATGTAAGAACTCCAGGTAAAAACTTTGATGAGTTCCAAAGAAGAGCAGTTGAAGAATATGGAGTTCAATATATCAAAGGTATGGTAGGAAAAGTATTTCCAGAGGGTGATAAGCTGATGGTAAATGGTGTAGATGCACTTACTGGACAGACAGTTGTTATAGATGCTGATATGGTAGTGTTGGCAGCAGCTACAAAAGCTAAAGATGATGCTGTAGCTTTAAAAAGAAAACTTAATATCAGTACAGATACAAACAACTTCTTCACAGAGGCACACCCAAAGCTTAAACCAGTAGAAACAGCTTCAGCTGGAATATATCTGGCAGGAGCTTGTCAAGGACCTAAAGATATTCCTGAAACGGTAGCACAAGCCAGTGCAGCAGCAGCAAAAGCAATAATTCTACTTTGCAAAGATAAGCTTGTAAATAATCCTTGTGTATCTTCTGTAGACACTGATTTATGCAGTGGCTGTGGTCAATGTGCACAGATGTGCCCATATGATGCTATCTCTTTAAAAATGACTGATATTAGAGATCATGGAAAAGTTGTAAGAAGACTGATTGCAACAGTAAATGATGCACTATGTCAAGGCTGTGGAGGTTGTACAGTATCTTGCCGTCCAGGAGCAATTGATCTTAGAGGATTCTCAAATAAACAAATTATGGCGGAGGTAGATGCAATATGTCGTCTGTAG
- a CDS encoding anaerobic sulfite reductase subunit A — protein MKKVLKSRLPELWEAINKNFDLFLPVENGTLINFGSYTADKTVRLDVLKTNSSVKEFVFPQTETYLKFKNTRKKLELTPVNVEGRDYVLFGVRNCDAASFEIMDNIFLREPVDTYYRAHREKGIIVTMACNSPEETCFCSAFGIDASEASSASDVVTWDMGDYILWEAKTEKGEKFTDAVSAILEDAEDVNALGILKKEIKEKMESLPLKELDPKKITKEQQEIFDMEDFWGDISKKCLACGSCTFVCPTCHCYDVKDYDGGNAGERYRCWDSCMISDFTRMAHGNPRTSQLQRVRQRFMHKLVYYPKIMRECILV, from the coding sequence ATGAAAAAAGTATTAAAAAGCAGACTGCCTGAATTATGGGAAGCTATTAATAAAAATTTTGATTTATTTCTTCCTGTGGAAAATGGTACTCTTATAAATTTTGGAAGCTATACAGCTGATAAAACTGTAAGACTTGATGTACTTAAAACAAATTCATCTGTAAAAGAATTTGTTTTTCCTCAAACTGAAACATATTTAAAATTTAAAAATACAAGGAAAAAACTTGAACTTACACCAGTAAATGTAGAGGGAAGAGATTATGTGCTTTTTGGTGTAAGGAACTGTGATGCAGCAAGTTTTGAAATAATGGACAACATATTCTTGAGAGAGCCAGTGGATACATATTACAGAGCCCATAGAGAAAAAGGAATTATAGTAACTATGGCATGTAACTCACCTGAAGAAACTTGCTTCTGTAGTGCCTTTGGAATAGATGCTTCTGAAGCTTCATCAGCTTCTGACGTAGTCACTTGGGATATGGGAGATTATATTTTATGGGAAGCAAAAACTGAAAAAGGAGAAAAATTTACAGATGCTGTATCAGCTATACTTGAAGATGCTGAAGATGTAAATGCTCTAGGGATATTGAAAAAAGAAATCAAAGAAAAAATGGAATCACTTCCTCTAAAAGAACTTGATCCTAAAAAAATAACTAAAGAACAACAGGAAATTTTTGATATGGAAGACTTCTGGGGAGATATTAGTAAAAAATGTCTGGCATGTGGATCTTGTACATTTGTATGTCCAACTTGTCACTGTTATGATGTAAAAGATTATGATGGAGGAAATGCTGGAGAGAGATACAGATGCTGGGATTCTTGTATGATATCAGACTTTACTCGTATGGCTCATGGAAATCCAAGAACTAGTCAATTGCAGAGAGTAAGACAAAGATTCATGCACAAACTTGTATATTATCCAAAAATCATGAGGGAATGTATTCTTGTGTAG
- a CDS encoding acetyl-CoA decarbonylase/synthase complex subunit alpha, whose protein sequence is MAEKKMVDIYILGKKYTVPSTLTIMDSMEYAGYQLIRSCGCRSGFCGACATVYRVKGESELKVTLACQSKVEDGMYLTQIPFFPGKKAAYDMDKVEASADTMVENYPEIYKCIGCNACTKGCSQGINVMQYIAYAQRGEFEKCAHESFDCVGCGICASKCPAGITHYNVGLLARRITGKHIAPKSKHLIERVEEINAGKLDAELDEMMNKSIEELKDLYNHRDITK, encoded by the coding sequence ATGGCTGAAAAGAAAATGGTTGATATATATATATTAGGTAAAAAATATACTGTACCTTCAACTTTAACAATAATGGATTCTATGGAATATGCAGGATACCAGCTTATCAGAAGCTGTGGGTGCAGATCTGGATTCTGTGGAGCATGTGCCACTGTATATAGAGTAAAAGGTGAAAGTGAACTTAAAGTAACACTAGCATGTCAAAGTAAAGTGGAAGATGGAATGTATCTTACTCAGATTCCTTTTTTCCCGGGAAAGAAAGCAGCATATGACATGGATAAAGTAGAAGCATCAGCTGATACTATGGTAGAAAATTATCCTGAAATCTATAAATGTATAGGTTGTAATGCCTGTACAAAAGGTTGTTCTCAAGGAATTAATGTAATGCAATATATTGCATATGCTCAAAGAGGAGAATTTGAGAAATGTGCTCACGAATCATTTGACTGTGTAGGGTGTGGAATATGTGCATCAAAATGTCCTGCTGGAATAACTCACTATAATGTAGGACTTCTGGCTCGTCGTATTACTGGAAAACATATAGCTCCTAAGAGTAAACATCTGATTGAAAGAGTTGAAGAAATCAATGCTGGAAAATTAGATGCAGAATTAGATGAAATGATGAACAAAAGTATAGAGGAACTTAAAGATCTATACAATCATAGAGATATCACTAAATAG